Proteins from one Microcoleus sp. FACHB-831 genomic window:
- the urtB gene encoding urea ABC transporter permease subunit UrtB, with amino-acid sequence MLVGFAEGLFNGISSGAVLLIAALGLAIVFGLMGVINMAHGELMMLGAYTTFIVQNGFKMLGGPWFEAYILFALPLAFLVTAIAGLILERGVIRYLYGRPLETLLATWGVSLILQQFVRSVNWVLAIAIALFCILFFGALWVLSRRADFERIRGWVVALILPLSLGISWATGAFLGQTYQLAVTKPWFGAQNVDVTAPRWLRGGVPIGNFQMPYTRLFIIALTILCVVGIYVFLQRSPWGLRIRAVTQNRSMSACLGIPTQKVDALTFALGSGLAGVAGCAVSLLGSVGPNTGQNYIVDTFMVVVVGGVGKLVGSIVAAMAIGTVNNFITSNPLGPLVASFEPLAKMFDFFSKTSMAKVIVFALIIVFLQIRPAGIFPQKGRTVDA; translated from the coding sequence GTGCTAGTAGGATTTGCTGAAGGTTTATTTAATGGCATTAGTAGCGGCGCTGTTTTGTTAATAGCAGCGCTGGGTCTAGCAATTGTCTTTGGACTGATGGGCGTAATTAATATGGCTCACGGGGAATTGATGATGCTGGGAGCCTACACAACTTTTATTGTGCAAAATGGCTTCAAAATGTTAGGGGGGCCTTGGTTTGAAGCATATATTTTATTTGCCCTACCGCTGGCTTTTTTGGTAACAGCTATTGCCGGATTAATTTTAGAGCGGGGAGTGATTAGGTATCTCTATGGGCGACCGCTAGAAACTTTACTGGCAACGTGGGGAGTAAGCCTAATTTTGCAACAGTTTGTCCGCAGCGTGAATTGGGTATTAGCGATCGCTATTGCTCTATTTTGCATTTTATTTTTTGGCGCTTTATGGGTTCTCAGCCGTCGTGCAGATTTTGAGCGAATTCGCGGCTGGGTTGTGGCGCTGATATTACCGCTTTCTCTAGGAATTTCCTGGGCAACAGGCGCATTTTTAGGGCAAACTTATCAACTGGCTGTAACTAAACCTTGGTTTGGCGCTCAAAATGTGGATGTTACAGCGCCTCGATGGTTGCGCGGGGGAGTCCCTATAGGTAATTTTCAAATGCCTTATACGCGGCTATTTATTATCGCCTTAACTATTCTCTGCGTTGTCGGTATTTACGTGTTTTTGCAACGTTCGCCTTGGGGTTTACGAATTAGAGCAGTAACGCAAAATCGAAGCATGAGTGCTTGTTTGGGAATACCTACCCAAAAGGTAGATGCGCTGACGTTTGCTCTAGGTTCTGGGTTAGCTGGCGTGGCTGGTTGTGCAGTATCTTTGTTGGGTTCTGTGGGGCCAAATACAGGACAAAACTACATTGTTGATACCTTCATGGTTGTGGTTGTAGGCGGTGTTGGCAAGCTGGTGGGCAGTATTGTCGCAGCAATGGCAATTGGTACAGTTAATAATTTTATTACTTCCAACCCGCTAGGCCCGTTAGTAGCTTCATTTGAACCTTTGGCAAAGATGTTTGACTTCTTTTCCAAGACCAGTATGGCTAAGGTAATAGTCTTTGCGCTGATTATTGTATTTTTGCAAATACGACCAGCAGGAATTTTCCCGCAGAAGGGGCGCACGGTTGATGCTTAA
- the ureG gene encoding urease accessory protein UreG — translation MSAFRVGIAGPVGSGKTALLDALCKAMRQEYAIAVVTNDIYTQEDAQYLVRSQALESDRILGVETGGCPHTAIREDASINIAAIEQMERRFPDLDLVFLESGGDNLAATFSPELVDLTIYTIDVAAGDKIPRKGGPGITKSDLLVINKIDLAPFVGADLGVMERDAKKMRGEKPFVFTNLKIQQGLSCVIDFIKLNIGKFG, via the coding sequence ATGAGTGCATTTCGAGTCGGTATTGCTGGCCCTGTGGGTTCGGGAAAGACTGCTTTATTAGATGCTTTGTGCAAGGCGATGCGCCAAGAATACGCGATCGCTGTGGTCACGAATGATATTTACACTCAAGAAGATGCTCAGTATTTAGTCCGGAGTCAGGCGCTAGAAAGCGATCGCATTCTCGGTGTAGAAACTGGCGGCTGTCCCCACACCGCTATCCGCGAAGACGCTTCCATCAACATAGCCGCCATTGAACAAATGGAACGCCGCTTCCCCGATTTAGACTTAGTATTTTTAGAAAGTGGCGGCGATAACCTGGCTGCAACCTTCAGCCCAGAACTCGTAGACTTGACAATTTACACGATTGATGTGGCAGCAGGTGATAAAATCCCGCGCAAAGGGGGGCCTGGAATCACAAAATCAGATTTGCTAGTAATTAACAAAATTGACCTCGCCCCCTTTGTGGGAGCAGACTTAGGGGTTATGGAACGCGACGCAAAAAAAATGCGCGGTGAGAAACCCTTTGTGTTTACCAACTTGAAAATCCAGCAAGGACTCTCGTGCGTGATTGACTTTATCAAACTTAATATTGGTAAATTCGGTTAA
- the urtD gene encoding urea ABC transporter ATP-binding protein UrtD, giving the protein MNGKILETENVTVSFDGFKALKQLNFSMDAGELRVVIGPNGAGKTTFLDVISGKVQPTEGRVFFKGRNVRRLSEHQIARLGIGRKFQTPRIYLNLTPRENLELTCNRDKNVFPTLFGRSSSGDRTTVLSLLETIGLTAKADIRAGLLSHGEKQRLEIGMLVAQSPDLLLVDEPVAGLTDEETENIGELLLALAESHSILVIEHDMEFVRQIARKVTVLHEGSVLCEGTIEEVQNDSRVIEVYLGQEINN; this is encoded by the coding sequence ATGAACGGCAAAATATTAGAAACTGAAAACGTAACGGTTAGTTTTGACGGGTTTAAGGCACTTAAACAGCTAAACTTCAGCATGGATGCTGGGGAATTGCGAGTGGTGATCGGGCCAAATGGTGCGGGAAAGACGACCTTTTTAGATGTCATCAGTGGTAAGGTTCAGCCTACTGAAGGACGGGTGTTCTTTAAGGGGAGGAATGTTAGACGCCTTTCTGAACATCAAATCGCCCGACTGGGAATTGGTCGCAAGTTTCAAACGCCGCGAATTTACCTTAACCTAACACCCCGAGAGAATTTGGAGCTTACTTGTAATCGCGATAAAAATGTGTTTCCAACGCTGTTTGGTCGTTCTTCATCAGGCGATCGCACTACAGTATTAAGCTTGCTCGAAACAATCGGCTTAACTGCAAAAGCCGACATCCGCGCTGGTTTACTTTCTCACGGTGAGAAACAACGTTTAGAAATTGGAATGTTAGTTGCCCAATCTCCAGATTTATTACTCGTGGATGAACCAGTTGCTGGTTTGACTGACGAAGAAACGGAAAATATTGGAGAATTGTTATTAGCTTTAGCAGAAAGCCATTCCATCCTAGTAATCGAACATGATATGGAATTTGTACGCCAAATTGCCCGTAAAGTGACAGTGTTGCACGAAGGCTCAGTTTTGTGTGAAGGCACAATTGAAGAAGTGCAAAATGACTCCCGCGTAATTGAAGTGTATCTGGGGCAAGAAATTAATAATTAG
- the urtE gene encoding urea ABC transporter ATP-binding subunit UrtE, whose protein sequence is MLQVSDLNVYYGESHILRNVDLSVAPGQMVCLIGRNGVGKTTLLKTIMGLLKPRRGNITLAGESIISKPTDKRAKMGIGYVPQGREIIPRLTVKENLLLGLEARKTGRTGKEEIPEEIFSLFPVLNKMLSRMGGDLSGGQQQQLAIARALMGKPQLLVLDEPTEGIQPSIILEIESAVRRIVESTGISVLLVEQHLHFVRQADHYYAMQKGGIVASGSTSELSQDVIQRFLAV, encoded by the coding sequence ATGCTACAAGTATCCGATCTAAACGTCTACTACGGTGAAAGCCACATTCTGCGGAATGTAGATTTAAGTGTCGCACCTGGGCAAATGGTTTGCTTGATTGGACGCAACGGTGTGGGCAAAACTACCCTACTAAAAACAATTATGGGATTGCTCAAACCTCGCCGCGGTAATATTACCTTGGCTGGCGAGTCAATAATTAGCAAACCAACAGATAAAAGGGCAAAAATGGGGATTGGCTACGTTCCCCAAGGGCGGGAAATTATCCCGCGTTTGACTGTAAAAGAAAATTTGTTATTGGGTTTGGAGGCGAGAAAAACAGGTAGAACCGGAAAGGAAGAAATTCCCGAAGAGATTTTTTCGCTATTTCCTGTATTAAATAAAATGTTGTCTCGTATGGGTGGAGACTTGAGCGGAGGACAACAACAACAGCTAGCGATCGCGCGTGCTTTGATGGGAAAACCCCAGTTACTCGTATTAGATGAACCAACAGAAGGCATCCAACCTTCTATTATTTTAGAGATAGAATCTGCCGTGCGGCGCATCGTTGAATCAACAGGAATTTCTGTTTTATTGGTGGAGCAACATTTACATTTTGTTCGGCAAGCCGACCACTATTATGCTATGCAAAAAGGCGGTATTGTTGCATCTGGCTCAACCAGCGAATTGAGCCAAGATGTAATTCAAAGATTTCTGGCTGTATAG
- the urtC gene encoding urea ABC transporter permease subunit UrtC: MDKYPENKSDRRRRSQALLIEAGIVAAIALILIFVMPTLLTSIGQAFRVSLLGRFLALAIVALGIDLIWGYTGLLSLGHGVFFALGGYALAMHMKLQIPADASIQLPDFMGLYGITELPWFWKPFYSFGFSSVAVVLLPALLGAILGYLVFRNRIKGVYFSILTQAATIIFFNFFNGQQELFNGTNGLTDFKTLLGMRVNDPQTQMVFYTLTVLVLTAVYALCRWLTSGRFGRVLIAIRDDESRMRFSGYNPTGFKVLVFAISAGLAGIAGALFTVQTGLISPKAMDIAFSIEMVIWVAVGGRASLVGAIVGALLVNFGKSILSEQFPEVWLFFQGALFLIVVMVLPDGLVGWLRSQGIDKVRSLLGQRKQVVTYPSLELDPEVERERENINQ; the protein is encoded by the coding sequence GTGGATAAATATCCAGAAAATAAAAGCGATCGCAGGCGGCGATCGCAAGCACTGTTAATAGAGGCAGGGATAGTGGCGGCGATCGCCCTCATCCTCATATTTGTAATGCCCACTCTATTAACATCCATAGGTCAAGCATTCCGCGTTAGCTTGCTGGGGCGATTTTTAGCGTTGGCAATTGTCGCCCTCGGCATCGATTTGATCTGGGGTTATACGGGTTTGCTGAGTCTCGGTCATGGCGTGTTTTTTGCACTAGGCGGTTATGCCCTCGCCATGCACATGAAATTGCAGATTCCCGCCGATGCTAGCATCCAGTTACCAGACTTCATGGGACTCTATGGAATAACAGAATTACCTTGGTTCTGGAAACCTTTTTATTCCTTTGGTTTTTCTAGTGTAGCTGTGGTTCTTCTCCCTGCTTTGTTAGGAGCAATACTAGGTTATTTAGTGTTCCGCAATCGCATCAAGGGGGTTTATTTTTCCATACTTACGCAAGCAGCAACAATAATATTTTTCAATTTCTTCAACGGTCAACAAGAACTGTTCAACGGCACTAATGGGTTGACGGACTTTAAAACTTTGCTGGGAATGCGGGTAAACGATCCTCAGACTCAGATGGTTTTCTACACGCTGACAGTTCTGGTTTTGACAGCTGTTTACGCGCTATGCCGTTGGCTGACAAGTGGAAGATTTGGGCGAGTATTAATTGCGATTCGAGATGATGAAAGTCGGATGCGATTTTCTGGCTACAATCCAACCGGGTTCAAAGTACTGGTATTTGCCATTTCGGCGGGGCTTGCTGGAATTGCTGGCGCTTTATTCACGGTACAAACTGGATTGATTTCGCCCAAAGCGATGGATATTGCCTTTTCAATTGAAATGGTAATTTGGGTAGCAGTGGGGGGTCGCGCCAGTCTTGTAGGAGCGATAGTCGGGGCGCTGCTAGTCAACTTTGGCAAGAGTATTTTGAGCGAACAATTCCCTGAAGTATGGCTATTTTTTCAGGGGGCGCTGTTCCTAATTGTGGTGATGGTGCTTCCTGATGGGTTAGTGGGTTGGCTGCGATCGCAAGGAATTGACAAAGTGCGATCGCTACTTGGACAACGCAAACAGGTAGTAACCTATCCCAGCTTGGAATTAGACCCGGAAGTAGAGCGCGAACGCGAAAACATTAATCAATAA
- the urtA gene encoding urea ABC transporter substrate-binding protein yields MAKRLGRRKFILYGSATLGTSLLLKACGSNETASTTTTPTSTASATPLASASPAASATPVAAAGNTIKVGILHSLSGTMSISEKSVVDAEQLAIAEINAAGGVLGKQIEAIVEDGASDWPTFAEKAKKLIDQDKVTTIFGCWTSASRKAVLPVFEEKKHMLWYPVQYEGQECSQNVFYTGAAPNQQIEPAVDWLLQNKGKNFYLIGSDYVFPRTANNIIKAQLAAKGGKTAGEDYLPLGNTEVTGIITKIKTALPTGGVIFNTLNGDSNVAFFKQMQGAGLGPDKYPVMSVSIAEEEVKAIGTEYLKGHYASWNYFQTVDTPSNKKFVEAFKKKYGADRVTNDPMEAAYIMVYMWKQAVEKAKSTDLEKVRAAALGQTFDAPGGMVTLESNHHLSKFVRIGEVGEDGLFKIVYATPAAVKPIPWNQYVADTKGYGCDWSDPKKGGKFKTT; encoded by the coding sequence ATGGCAAAGCGATTAGGTCGGCGTAAATTTATCTTATATGGCTCTGCCACTTTGGGAACGAGCCTGTTGCTGAAGGCTTGCGGCAGCAACGAAACTGCAAGTACAACAACGACTCCCACATCTACAGCATCCGCAACCCCCTTGGCGTCCGCAAGCCCCGCAGCATCTGCCACACCCGTTGCGGCGGCAGGAAATACCATCAAAGTGGGGATTTTGCACTCTCTCAGCGGCACGATGTCGATTAGTGAAAAGAGCGTCGTGGATGCCGAACAGCTGGCGATCGCAGAAATCAACGCTGCTGGCGGCGTTTTGGGCAAACAAATTGAGGCGATCGTTGAAGACGGAGCCTCTGACTGGCCAACCTTTGCTGAAAAAGCGAAAAAGCTCATCGATCAGGATAAAGTTACAACCATTTTCGGATGCTGGACATCCGCCAGCCGCAAAGCTGTGCTACCAGTATTTGAAGAAAAAAAACATATGCTCTGGTATCCCGTGCAATACGAGGGTCAAGAGTGTTCTCAGAACGTTTTTTATACTGGCGCAGCCCCAAATCAACAAATCGAGCCAGCGGTTGATTGGCTGTTGCAAAATAAGGGCAAAAATTTCTATCTAATTGGCTCTGACTACGTTTTTCCCCGCACTGCCAACAACATTATCAAAGCCCAGCTAGCAGCAAAAGGGGGCAAAACCGCTGGGGAAGATTACTTACCACTGGGCAATACAGAAGTTACAGGGATTATCACCAAAATTAAAACAGCCCTACCCACTGGTGGCGTAATATTTAACACCCTCAACGGTGATAGTAACGTTGCCTTCTTCAAACAGATGCAAGGTGCAGGATTGGGGCCAGATAAGTATCCAGTGATGTCTGTAAGTATTGCCGAAGAAGAAGTCAAGGCAATTGGCACCGAATACCTTAAAGGTCACTATGCTTCTTGGAATTACTTCCAAACTGTAGATACACCAAGCAATAAAAAGTTTGTTGAAGCGTTCAAGAAAAAGTACGGGGCAGATCGGGTAACAAACGACCCGATGGAAGCAGCGTACATCATGGTTTATATGTGGAAGCAGGCAGTTGAGAAAGCTAAGTCAACAGACCTGGAGAAAGTTCGGGCCGCTGCCTTGGGCCAAACTTTTGATGCTCCAGGGGGAATGGTTACATTAGAAAGCAATCACCACCTCTCTAAATTTGTGCGGATTGGGGAAGTTGGAGAAGACGGCTTGTTTAAAATTGTTTATGCAACTCCGGCAGCAGTGAAGCCAATTCCCTGGAATCAATACGTTGCAGACACCAAAGGTTATGGCTGCGATTGGTCCGATCCGAAGAAAGGAGGAAAGTTTAAAACCACATAG
- a CDS encoding PEP-CTERM sorting domain-containing protein (PEP-CTERM proteins occur, often in large numbers, in the proteomes of bacteria that also encode an exosortase, a predicted intramembrane cysteine proteinase. The presence of a PEP-CTERM domain at a protein's C-terminus predicts cleavage within the sorting domain, followed by covalent anchoring to some some component of the (usually Gram-negative) cell surface. Many PEP-CTERM proteins exhibit an unusual sequence composition that includes large numbers of potential glycosylation sites. Expression of one such protein has been shown restore the ability of a bacterium to form floc, a type of biofilm.), which translates to MKNPFSNLVGSSLLAASVVFASSAFSRASAASITFDVNDFTGSDAKTSLTLDDTGGVVKFTVNVVPNPNIGDLRGVFFNILDDSLLSTLTVTGANVTDFQFGPAGSVNDLGGGANVTPRSFDAGLEIGTPGIGNDDIQSTIFTVASSAGPLTLNQFSNQNFGVRLTSVGTGSDREGSSKLEGTAPVPGTTTPVPEPGTTAALGLLAVGTLAGLKKNQKNASGS; encoded by the coding sequence ATGAAAAACCCTTTCTCTAATTTAGTTGGATCTTCATTATTGGCTGCAAGCGTTGTCTTTGCCTCTTCTGCCTTTTCTAGAGCAAGTGCTGCCTCTATAACTTTTGATGTCAATGACTTCACAGGTTCTGACGCTAAGACAAGCTTGACTCTAGATGATACAGGAGGTGTTGTTAAGTTCACCGTCAATGTTGTACCTAACCCCAATATCGGCGACCTACGCGGAGTATTCTTCAACATTTTGGACGACTCGCTTCTAAGTACGCTAACAGTAACTGGTGCAAATGTAACAGATTTTCAATTTGGGCCAGCTGGGAGTGTTAACGATCTTGGCGGTGGTGCCAACGTCACCCCTAGATCGTTCGATGCTGGCTTGGAAATCGGTACGCCAGGGATAGGTAATGATGACATTCAATCTACAATTTTTACTGTAGCCAGTAGCGCAGGGCCTTTAACTCTTAATCAGTTTTCTAACCAGAATTTTGGAGTGCGCCTAACCAGCGTAGGAACTGGAAGCGATCGCGAGGGAAGCAGCAAACTAGAAGGAACAGCGCCTGTCCCTGGTACAACTACACCCGTTCCTGAGCCTGGTACAACAGCCGCTTTAGGGTTATTAGCTGTCGGTACCCTAGCAGGACTCAAAAAAAATCAAAAGAATGCATCAGGTAGCTAA